The DNA segment CAGTTTTGGGGAAGCAATCCCAGCGATCTTGATTTCCTGACGACAGGAAAGCGTTCTCTGCACAGCCATGAGTGCCAAGTGCCAGTGCCTGTTTTCGGCACCTACGGACACTATTTTGGGATCCCACCGGGAGCCCATCACCAGTGAGAAATGCTGGTATGACTTTGCTGTTAGGGAATTGTCCCGCCTAGCAGCAGGAAAGGCCAAGGGACAAGAAGCAGTGTGGGGAGCCCAGTGCAAGCCGGCTTGGTGGGACAGCACCTGCCGGTTTCCCTGGAAAAACCCCACTGCCAACCCAAAGGACTCAAGGACACTTTGAAAGTAAAGTTTGAGTGTCTAGAGCAGCACTTGAGAAAGAAGGGGAAACTTCCCAGTGACATCAGGGAAGAAATAGAACTGTGGAAGGCAGGCAAATATAATGAAGTCTTCCTCATGACATCCTTCAGCAGCATTCTCCGACAGGTTAGCAATGCACATGCAATGATTGCTGAAGCTCGTCGCAAGATGGAAGAGCATAGCATCTCTGTCAATCCCTGTATTTTTAAGGATCTACAAAACTGTCTTACTGGCTGTTTGCAGCAGCTTGATGTCACAGAAATCTTGCAAAATCAGAATGCACAAGACAATCAAAAACACAAGCCATCACCTCTACAAGGTAAACGCACACGCAATACAGAGACACTCGCTAAAGACCTCACTGAGTACTCTGGTCcagtaaaacaattaaaactctCTCCTTCTCACTCTGTATCTTCTACTTTGCCTTCTTCACTGTCTTCAACAGCTAGCTCAGTTTCTCAGCAAACATCAGTTCCTGTGCAAACTTTAAACCCTGAATGTAAAAAACAgatgttaaattttttaatgaagaaaagcCTCGGAGCAAAACAGAGAGAAGCTATGGCCATGCAAACAGCAAACGAAGCTCCACAGATTGTCTGCAGTGTTGGAGCACCAGAAGAGATTTTGGGGAATGACAGCTTACATAAAGTAAAAATGGAAGAATCCTTGTACACTAAACACATTGCTCCTGTCTGTAGTCCTCAGGCTGAACTGGTGCCTGCTCAAGCCTCAGGTTCTCTGTTAAATGCTGCTGCAGTCTCTGCTGATCAACCAAAATTTCAAATGAATGACCACGTGGGGATTGATTTCTTAGATCTTGATTTTGAAACAGGGTCAGGTTTTGAACTAATGGATAGATTTTTGGAAGGGTCTACAGAAGCTTTAAGCACTAGTGATGCTGAAGAATCAAAAATGCTAGAAAGTGACACTTACACAATAGATTCGCAATTAATGGAAAGTCAGATCTTGCCTATGTCCAGCTCACAGCTTTCCACTGAAACCAATGACATTGCAGATGAACACACAAAGCACCAGGATTATGTATTGACAGCAGCCTGTCTCATTCCCACTGCAGCAGCATGGCAGAGCTCTTGCGGTTTTAAGCTGCCCACAACAGTCGAAGGTGAATACTGCAAGACCCACACAAAAATGGAGGCAGAAGTTTTGAACTTGGATGATGTCTTCTGTTCTTCAGATACTGGGTACAGTTCTGATTCCTCCAGTTCAGTTGACACAGAATCCATGACAAACAGTAATTCTGAGATTAGCATAGAAGATATGGAAAATATTCTTTCCTGGATGACAGATGAAGGGAATTCCAGTCACTGAGATGATTTGGATTTAACACTGAAGCCTATTTGTTAGCATTCTATTGGCAAAGGGAGcttaaacagcaacaaaaaatttaagatGATCGAAAAAATGAAGTACATCACTTTTCAGGAGATGcagattataaatatttttcacagaaaGATCAAATATAGACTTTTAAATGGTTTAAAGGCCTTTAGTAATTGcaggaaaagaacaaatatgACAGCTTTATCTTGACAGATTTCACATTGTTTGCCTGTAATGGATTCAACGAGCAATTGTAATCTTTTCTCAAGTGTATTGAGGGTTTTTTGGTGCACAGCATGCACTTCTGTAtatagttttactttttaaagcataaataaaacactgttAAGTGTCtgttgattgtttttaaaatataaaatagacaAGGTGAAGATATATGCTGAACTGTACAGTCTCATTTTGTTTTGGTGCAAATTCTTGTGTGATTGTAAATTTACTGTgtagtttaatttttatgtgataCCAACTTCTGGCTGCAGTTACACTTCCATAGTTTTTACCTATGGTCTGTACTGCACTCTTACAGGCAGAGGCAAAAAACACAAGTgcaaataaaaatctgtttgcaAAATTGTAGATTAAAATCACTAAAACTATAAACATGATTGATAAGAATTTAAATGATATTTAGGTGTTTGAAATATTGCAGTAAATATTGAATTTTATCTCTGTCAGCAGTGTAcagtattttaaatttcagtaaACCAGATTTCTGCACTGTTAATGGATTCAGAAAAGATAATGGATTACAGAAAAGTtatttatacacacaaaaaatggtgTGTATTTGCATCAAGCTTTTAATACAGAAGTGAAAGAAACAATcctaacaaataattaaaatataaaataatttatgaaaatagcCTCCAGCACTAATGTCTGTTGTAGCAATAggcatttatttttagatgtaGATTCTTGCTTGCAGcttggaaataaaaattacatatttcAGAAACAGTGTGGTGTTCTGTATTGGTTGTAAGGCTTTGTATTTGGTTgcactttttattaaaacacCTAATTGTGGTTGTCTATTACATGACCTGCTACACACCTATAtaatatacatttgaattttACACGATTCCATTCTGTCACAACAGTATCACAATTATTGTAACTGCAAGCAATTCAAAATaccttttaaaatatcaacTTCAGCCTTTAGCTTCAAATGAAAATTGTTGGGTGTTTTCTGGAAAGTTAGCACAAGGTTATATCAAATAATTAGTCCAGCTGTCGTATAAACGTGCAACATGCAGAGAGAAATGACTTTTTCTAGGAAGATCAACTCAATCCTGTTTTGGTGATGAGCACACTTTACTGTTGATCTACTGGATCACCCACTCACCACCAGGGCACAAGCCCTGTACAACAAGTGTCATTCAACTTGGAAGGTAGTCCCAATCACTTATATAACTCTTTGGCCCCCAACCATTTAGTTATTACAAAGAAGTCTGAGCAGTTATCTCCCCACCACCCTTCCATTATTAAGATTGAGAAGGTTCATAGTTCTTAAAAGTGTCCAACTAGACATTTTTGCCTAAATGACATCCTTTATTACCAATTCAAACAAGTGAAAACATAAAGATCAAGAAGACTTTGAGGCTGACTTTATTATAAAAACCAACCAAATATAAAAGTTTCAATAggcaaaagaaatttttacaaaatggtAAACTGTAACACAAGATCAAAGTTCCCACCACTTTATTATTCTTGATACATTGATATTAATACTAACATAGTTAAATgctgatattaataataatatagttaaatactgtaaacaatACTCTATGACCCATTAGCTATATAGTTCTTCATGTAgctttttacatgaaaaatacagtaaaaactCACGATTAAGACTTCCTAGAAACTACCAAAATCGAGTTTAACTTAGAAGGGCCCTAGCAGGTAGATCAAACAGTCTGCTTTTATTCCATGAACCCTAacttcaaacacctataaattcatTCAAAATTTAACTAAATGCTCTTGAAAACCATATCATagagcatttttgtcattttcactttGACTTGGTCATcttattctgccattgttaAACTTGATTGAAGATTTCTTTATAAAGGTAAGAGAAATCAATACATGTAAATGAAGAGGCTCTCTTAAAAGGcacc comes from the Pomacea canaliculata isolate SZHN2017 linkage group LG12, ASM307304v1, whole genome shotgun sequence genome and includes:
- the LOC112577303 gene encoding LOW QUALITY PROTEIN: uncharacterized protein LOC112577303 (The sequence of the model RefSeq protein was modified relative to this genomic sequence to represent the inferred CDS: inserted 1 base in 1 codon), producing MSAKCQCLFSAPTDTILGSHREPITSEKCWYDFAVRELSRLAAGKAKGQEAVWGAQCKPAWWDSTCRFPWKNPTANPKDXKDTLKVKFECLEQHLRKKGKLPSDIREEIELWKAGKYNEVFLMTSFSSILRQVSNAHAMIAEARRKMEEHSISVNPCIFKDLQNCLTGCLQQLDVTEILQNQNAQDNQKHKPSPLQGKRTRNTETLAKDLTEYSGPVKQLKLSPSHSVSSTLPSSLSSTASSVSQQTSVPVQTLNPECKKQMLNFLMKKSLGAKQREAMAMQTANEAPQIVCSVGAPEEILGNDSLHKVKMEESLYTKHIAPVCSPQAELVPAQASGSLLNAAAVSADQPKFQMNDHVGIDFLDLDFETGSGFELMDRFLEGSTEALSTSDAEESKMLESDTYTIDSQLMESQILPMSSSQLSTETNDIADEHTKHQDYVLTAACLIPTAAAWQSSCGFKLPTTVEGEYCKTHTKMEAEVLNLDDVFCSSDTGYSSDSSSSVDTESMTNSNSEISIEDMENILSWMTDEGNSSH